Proteins encoded by one window of Lycium barbarum isolate Lr01 chromosome 11, ASM1917538v2, whole genome shotgun sequence:
- the LOC132618863 gene encoding transmembrane emp24 domain-containing protein p24delta9-like isoform X2: protein MVMILRNEMWRLIKILYLLICVIIVLLSSLVDAIRFDLISGTTKCITEEIMHDAMTVGKYSVVNPNEGYPLPDNHRITVRVTSPYGNNYHYMNHVESGTFAFTASEGGDYMTCLWAVDQRPPLNLSIDFEWKSGVAAKDWSNIAKRGQIHVQTLGSEIRQLRSSFSYFGLLLCSGASLWYNLLML, encoded by the exons ATGGTGATGATTTTGAGAAACGAGATGTGGAGATTAATCAAGATCCTATATCTTTTGATTTGCGTGATCATAGTATTATTATCATCGTTGGTAGATGCAATTCGATTCGACCTGATATCTGGAACGACAAAATGTATAACAGAAGAAATAATGCACGATGCCATGACCGTCGGCAAGTACTCGGTCGTCAATCCTAACGAAGGTTACCCCTTGCCCGACAATCACAGGATCACTGTCCGG GTAACCTCTCCGTATGGAAACAATTATCACTATATGAATCATGTGGAATCTGGTACTTTTGCCTTTACAGCATCTGAGGGAGGTGACTATATGACTTGTTTATGGGCTGTCGATCAGAGGCCACCCCTAAACTTGTCAATCGACTTTGAGTGGAAATCTGGTGTTGCTGCTAAAGATTGGTCTAATATTGCCAAAAGAGGCCAGATACAC gtacagacgctcggttCGGAGATCCGCCAACTTAGGTCatcattcagctattttggactgctcctttgttccggagctagcttgtggtataatctCCTTATGTTGTGA
- the LOC132617229 gene encoding uncharacterized protein LOC132617229 has translation MADHPYLTRSKTSSLPERSWAVQGNKVIMSNLAASISTGLENIVIPSDPPETSEHGTTIQRDEHIARLTQEIEDLRGELNRVRDLTNLSITLQSSPPEPRTVAPNSPRFPSLESPVPEHFPPQNNAPTNNNFPPITLANPPNPSSVYTPPQSQPHTYTTYATPNPPSVNPPNQSQIHTPYIPFPTNTNLPPTTTPLNPPTQPPTNTTYNTPPPVQNTPTIQTYPTQHIQGGHFVTPNAQYVPPVYAAETQAFTNPVTVRFQPEVDQYEEMEKEAKARAGDMLLKEIHSLKEAMRNLQVARGSKSVEYEDLCVQPNVDLPVGYKPPKFDTFNGTGDPHTHLRAYCDKLVGVGRDQNIRMKLFIRSLSGEALTWYTQQDVHKWRGCSDMAQNFMDRFSFNTDITPDRVYMTTKLTKKSTESFREYELRWRSEAARVQPPMNDREMTATFIECQVGVFYEKMIGMMGQKFTEVVRMGEALEEGIKSGKIQDLTALQAVNKAIQSGSISGVKKKKEDVAAVMNIQGHKPSQAITYFNHPQQPFYPYHYTEPYQAPLSPYPVYNAQENYYLPRAPPHQNPRPYQPVQAPTYQNRPHATPKARPNPDTKNTRNYTRFAEPLAQLFERMKAAGVIQPIEGKIPDPIPRWFDGSKRCAYHSGVAEHDTEDCYGLKNKIEALIKEGAIQLTGARPNVDNNPLPAHEDAKI, from the coding sequence atggccgaccatccttacctcacaaggtcaaagacgtcatcgttacctgaacgtagttgggctgttcaaggaaataaagttattatGTCTAATCtggccgcatctatttcaactggtttggaaaacatcgtgattcctagtgatccccccgagacttctgaacacggaactactattcaacgtgatgaacatatcgcccgcctgactcaagaaattgaggatctacgtggagaactgaatcgggttagggacttgaccaatttatccatcacactccaaagttcGCCTCCTGAACCCAGAACTGTCGCACCAAATtcacctcgttttccatcacttgaatctccagttcctgaacattttcccccacaaaataatgcacctaccaacaacaacttccctccaatcaccctcgcaaatccaccaaatccctcatccgtctatactcctccacaaagtcaaccacacacttacactacctatgctactccaaATCCACCATCCGTCaatccaccaaatcaatcacaaattcatactccttacattccttttcccaccaacactaatctgccacctacaactactcctctaaacccaccaaccCAACCACCTACGAACACCAcctataacacaccacctccagtccaaaacactcccaccatccaaacttatccaacccagcatatacaagggggacattttgtcactcctaatgcacaatatgttcctccggtatatgccgcagaaacacaagcctttaccaacccagtaacggtgaggttccaacccgaggtggatcaatacgaggaaatggaaaaagaagcaaaAGCAAGGGCAGGCGATATGTTGCTAAAAGAAAttcacagtctcaaagaagcaatgagaaaccttcaagttgctaggggaagcaagagtgtagaatacgaagatctgtgTGTCCAGCCTAACGTTGAtttgcccgtaggctacaaacctcCAAAATTCGATACAtttaatggaacaggcgaccctcatacacacttaagggcttattgtgacaaactggttggagtgggtagagaccagaacataaggatgaagctcttcataagaagcttatctggtgaggctcttacttggtatacacaacaagaCGTCCATAAATGGCGTGGTTGTAGCGATATGGCACAAAACTTCATGGATCGATTCAGTTTCAACActgatatcacaccagatagagtctacatgactactAAGTTAACTAAAAAGTCAACTGAGTCATTCCGTGAATATGAActgcgttggaggtcagaagcagccagggttcaacctccgatgaatgatagagaaatgactgctaccttcattgaatgccaggttggcgtattttatgagaaaatgataggtatgatgggacaaaaattcacagaagttgtccgaatgggagaagccttagaagaaggaatcaaatcaggaaaaattcaggatcttactgctttgcaagcagtaaacaaagctattcaatctggttctatcagcggggttaaaaagaagaaggaagatgtcgctgcagtcatgaacatccaagggcataagccgagccaagccattacatactttaaccatccacaacaacctttctacccttaccactacactgaaccctaccaagctccactgtctccttaccctgtctacaacgcccaagaAAATTACTATCtaccccgagcacctccacatcaaaacccacgtccatatcaacccgtccaagctccaacttaccaaaatcgaccacatgccaCACCTAAAgctcgtccaaaccctgacaccaaaaacacccgtaattacactcggttcgctgaacccttggctcaattgtttgaaagaatgaaagcagcaggcgtgatacaaccgatcgaagggaaaattcccgatcctattccaagatggtttgatggctccaagcgttgtgcatatcattctggagttgctgagcacgacactgaagattgctatgggcttaaaaacaaaatcgaagccttgattaaggaaggagcaatccagctcactggagctcggcCCAATGTGGACAACAATCCTTTACCTGCTCACGAAGATGCCAAGATTTGA